In one window of Desulforhabdus amnigena DNA:
- the csrA gene encoding carbon storage regulator CsrA translates to MLVLTRKSGESIRIGDDIEIVITEIDRKKVKIAIRSPKHIPIYRSELYEKMQQENREAAHMDANDLNDALSLFHPCKQPGPPENQES, encoded by the coding sequence ATGCTGGTTCTTACAAGAAAAAGCGGAGAATCCATAAGAATAGGCGATGACATCGAGATCGTTATCACTGAAATCGATCGAAAAAAGGTAAAGATCGCGATTCGAAGTCCAAAGCACATTCCCATTTATCGGTCTGAATTGTATGAAAAAATGCAGCAGGAAAATCGTGAGGCGGCTCATATGGACGCCAATGATTTGAACGATGCACTCAGCTTGTTTCATCCATGTAAACAACCTGGACCTCCGGAAAATCAAGAATCTTGA
- a CDS encoding HD-GYP domain-containing protein, whose protein sequence is MVVMSEQRISLDRLRVGVYVRLELRWIEHPFAFNSFKIKSENQIKVLKDLGISSVVYKPEKSDQPPLPPAEVGVPEALDVASVFKKPADADPILQKRKQERIRRLKEQQRRFQKCEREFQKTFRQAKRVIKSLSTGSLEAKGEADSLLQTMVESLLTQRDVVINLMHVKSLNEDVFYHTLNVALLALLLGREVGLTEEELRWLGLGALFHDVGKQRIPRKYLIKRGPLTPVERKLLQLHPIYGEEIAKQIEDFPEESLKVIRQHHETNDGQGYPDRLKADEISLLAKVISIANTYDSLCNPLDPEEAMTPHEALSHMFCRIRDRFDESLLSRFIRVMGIYPPGSLVELSNGLIGMVISINPKDRLRPNILIYDPAVPKREAVIFELEDDPDVTIKRSLRPSQVQAEVYYYLNPRTPMDYFI, encoded by the coding sequence ATGGTAGTGATGTCGGAGCAGCGTATATCACTGGATCGGTTGCGCGTGGGGGTTTATGTTCGACTGGAGTTGCGCTGGATTGAACATCCGTTTGCTTTCAATAGCTTCAAAATCAAGTCGGAGAATCAAATCAAGGTTCTGAAGGATTTGGGAATTTCCAGTGTGGTCTATAAGCCGGAGAAAAGCGATCAGCCGCCTTTGCCGCCCGCTGAAGTCGGTGTGCCCGAAGCACTTGATGTTGCTTCCGTTTTCAAAAAACCTGCGGATGCGGATCCCATACTGCAGAAACGTAAGCAGGAACGTATTCGCCGCCTGAAGGAACAACAAAGAAGATTCCAGAAGTGTGAAAGAGAATTCCAAAAAACCTTCAGGCAGGCAAAACGGGTCATCAAAAGCCTCTCGACGGGGTCGCTCGAAGCAAAGGGCGAGGCCGACAGTTTGCTTCAAACCATGGTGGAATCCCTTCTGACGCAAAGAGATGTCGTTATCAACCTGATGCATGTGAAATCCTTGAATGAAGACGTTTTCTATCACACATTGAATGTGGCCCTGCTGGCTCTTTTGCTGGGAAGGGAGGTGGGACTGACGGAGGAGGAACTGCGGTGGCTTGGGCTCGGGGCCCTCTTTCATGACGTCGGCAAACAGCGTATTCCCAGGAAGTACCTTATCAAACGTGGGCCGCTCACCCCTGTAGAACGCAAGTTGCTGCAACTTCACCCCATTTATGGCGAAGAGATTGCGAAACAAATAGAAGACTTTCCGGAAGAATCCCTGAAAGTCATTCGCCAGCATCATGAAACCAATGATGGTCAGGGGTATCCCGATCGGCTGAAAGCCGATGAGATATCCCTTCTTGCAAAGGTGATATCGATTGCGAATACTTATGACAGCCTCTGCAATCCACTGGACCCGGAAGAGGCCATGACGCCGCACGAAGCGTTGAGTCACATGTTTTGCCGCATACGGGACCGGTTCGACGAAAGTCTTTTGTCTCGTTTCATCCGTGTTATGGGTATCTATCCGCCGGGGAGCCTGGTGGAGCTTTCCAATGGCTTGATCGGAATGGTGATATCCATCAATCCAAAGGACCGCCTGCGGCCGAACATCCTGATTTACGATCCGGCTGTTCCCAAGCGGGAGGCGGTGATTTTCGAGCTGGAAGATGACCCGGATGTGACGATCAAAAGGAGCCTCCGCCCCTCGCAGGTTCAGGCCGAGGTCTATTATTATTTGAACCCTCGAACCCCCATGGATTACTTTATTTAG
- a CDS encoding DnaJ domain-containing protein codes for MPSNPKHSPSSDYDMLQLGPGATLTELKRAYRNLAKQWHPDRFQHLSSWEQRAAEERFKEITSAYHRILAGWKDPDLEAAEREKKRTETKTGKRPVHNDRPFAVPPERPRTRPFAFGHFSVFFGRLKSLLGEFERYPFRWHILLVGGAILALFFLFNVLWWSAEKRALFHDKGMAKPERVADRRPEPFRSEESVSLLQDKAKGVPPALLESSTPPPAPPMDPNPSFFTLGSSREEVRQVQGIPHKVKGNTWSYGLSEIQFRDGRVARYNNFDGSLRVRLVPSGPLENSPLVITLGSTKDDVIRALGTPTRVMGNRWYYGFSEIRFKEDRLIGFDNFFEHVSIRLNPSGSHGPAVQKQFFTVGSTRDEVLAVQGTPTSIQGSIWFYRSSHIQFRDEKVQSVFDAEGNLRFVAPEGASSE; via the coding sequence ATGCCGTCAAATCCCAAACACTCTCCTTCCTCCGATTACGATATGTTGCAGCTGGGACCGGGTGCGACTCTCACGGAGTTGAAAAGAGCTTACCGCAATCTTGCCAAACAGTGGCATCCGGATCGCTTTCAACATCTTTCGTCCTGGGAACAACGGGCCGCGGAAGAGAGATTCAAGGAAATCACCTCGGCATATCACCGTATTTTGGCGGGATGGAAAGATCCCGATCTTGAAGCTGCGGAACGGGAAAAAAAACGAACTGAAACAAAAACCGGGAAGCGGCCGGTTCATAATGACAGGCCTTTTGCCGTCCCACCTGAACGGCCACGTACACGCCCTTTTGCTTTCGGCCATTTCTCGGTCTTCTTTGGAAGACTCAAAAGCCTCCTTGGCGAATTCGAAAGATATCCTTTTCGATGGCATATTCTTCTGGTGGGGGGGGCAATTCTTGCCCTCTTTTTCTTGTTCAATGTCCTCTGGTGGAGTGCCGAAAAGCGCGCTCTTTTTCACGATAAGGGAATGGCGAAGCCGGAAAGGGTCGCAGATCGCCGGCCGGAACCCTTTCGCTCCGAAGAGTCTGTTTCTTTGCTGCAGGATAAAGCGAAGGGAGTTCCTCCCGCTCTTCTGGAATCCTCCACCCCTCCGCCTGCCCCGCCGATGGATCCCAATCCCTCCTTCTTTACCTTGGGTTCTTCCAGGGAAGAGGTGCGGCAGGTTCAGGGAATCCCACATAAAGTGAAAGGGAATACCTGGAGCTATGGACTTTCCGAGATTCAGTTCAGAGACGGAAGGGTGGCGCGCTACAATAATTTTGACGGTTCTCTCAGGGTTCGGCTGGTTCCATCCGGTCCTCTGGAAAACAGCCCTTTGGTCATCACGCTGGGTTCCACGAAAGACGATGTCATCCGTGCTCTGGGGACTCCCACCCGTGTCATGGGCAACCGATGGTACTATGGGTTCAGTGAAATCCGCTTCAAAGAAGATCGTCTGATAGGGTTCGATAATTTTTTTGAACACGTTTCTATTCGTTTGAATCCTTCGGGTTCACATGGTCCTGCCGTCCAGAAGCAGTTTTTCACTGTCGGTTCCACCAGGGACGAAGTACTTGCCGTACAAGGCACACCGACGAGCATTCAAGGGAGCATCTGGTTTTACCGATCTTCTCATATCCAGTTCCGGGATGAAAAGGTCCAATCGGTTTTCGACGCGGAGGGGAATCTGCGTTTTGTTGCACCTGAAGGGGCATCGAGTGAATGA
- the asnB gene encoding asparagine synthase (glutamine-hydrolyzing), producing MCGIAGIFNPQGLDDSVLHVHRMIQAIRHRGPDAEGFHVEKQAQLGSCRLSIIDVDAGPQPIWSEDGRTCIVFNGEIYNYRELREQLAEHGRLFRTHTDTEVVLQAYLKWGNSCVERFKGMFAFCIWDSRRQSLFLARDHFGIKPLYYSRLPDGTFLFGSEIKAILTHSAIQREVNPQAIDNLFTFGFNTAPHTFFQGIEQLLPGHILKVDRHGIKMAPYWDIPAELPYLHGDDCELIERFRGKLQEAVRQGVVSDVPVGVYLSGGIDSSAIAALYSKSTDQPVKTITITFDGADYDERDFSRSVASSLAAEHHEFKCSIGAEEIGPMVRALENPIVSLLHLPLYLLSGKAKELGLKVVLSGDGSDEILGGYDYFKQLKCMEFIKKGGPWRKSVLKRLYPTLQDSQLAPMHEHLARAAERFPVNHPAIPYRYREFQFKEQLYSRRFAQRLSHFAQEPVQLANVGRFSHRPAFDQAIYLETKLRLLNLTLPLADKMGMTHSVEVRPLFLDHELVELLFQIPPHLKMQGLNEKFLLKESMKGIVPETIRARRKQPFNPPAPWFLKTMDELVMEYLSPGKVREADYFDPQFVQELLIQHRKGGSLDLSGLIVVVFFIQMWHEVMINGKDMI from the coding sequence ATGTGTGGGATAGCCGGCATTTTCAACCCTCAGGGACTCGATGATTCTGTTCTCCATGTCCATCGAATGATCCAGGCCATCAGGCACCGCGGCCCTGACGCCGAGGGATTCCATGTGGAAAAACAGGCCCAACTGGGCTCCTGCCGCCTCAGCATCATCGACGTGGACGCCGGTCCTCAACCCATCTGGAGCGAAGACGGCCGCACATGCATCGTTTTCAATGGAGAGATCTACAACTATCGGGAACTTCGTGAGCAACTGGCGGAACATGGGCGGTTATTCCGAACGCACACCGACACGGAAGTGGTCCTCCAGGCCTACCTGAAGTGGGGGAATTCCTGTGTTGAACGCTTCAAGGGGATGTTCGCATTCTGCATCTGGGATTCCCGCCGCCAAAGCCTCTTTCTGGCTCGCGACCACTTTGGCATCAAGCCCCTTTACTACTCTCGACTGCCTGACGGGACCTTCCTTTTTGGTTCTGAAATCAAGGCCATTCTGACGCATTCCGCAATACAGAGGGAAGTGAACCCCCAGGCCATCGACAATCTTTTTACCTTCGGGTTCAACACTGCTCCCCACACTTTTTTTCAGGGCATCGAACAACTGCTACCGGGGCATATTCTCAAGGTCGACCGCCACGGAATCAAAATGGCCCCCTATTGGGACATCCCTGCAGAACTTCCCTACCTGCACGGCGATGACTGCGAACTTATAGAGCGGTTTCGCGGCAAACTGCAGGAAGCGGTGCGGCAGGGGGTGGTCTCGGACGTTCCCGTGGGCGTCTATCTGAGCGGCGGCATCGATTCCTCCGCTATCGCCGCCCTGTATTCAAAATCAACCGACCAACCGGTCAAGACCATAACCATCACTTTCGATGGAGCGGACTACGACGAACGCGACTTCAGCAGAAGCGTCGCATCCTCGCTGGCAGCCGAACATCACGAATTCAAATGTTCCATCGGCGCCGAAGAGATCGGACCCATGGTCCGCGCCCTGGAAAACCCCATTGTCTCCCTCTTGCACCTTCCCCTGTATCTTCTTTCCGGAAAGGCGAAGGAACTGGGACTCAAAGTGGTGCTCTCCGGCGACGGCTCCGACGAAATCCTTGGAGGCTACGATTATTTCAAGCAACTGAAGTGCATGGAATTCATCAAAAAAGGCGGCCCCTGGAGAAAGTCCGTCCTCAAGCGTCTCTATCCAACCCTGCAGGATTCTCAACTGGCTCCCATGCACGAACACCTGGCCCGCGCCGCCGAGAGATTTCCCGTGAATCACCCGGCGATCCCTTACCGTTACCGGGAATTCCAGTTCAAAGAACAGCTCTATTCCAGGAGGTTCGCTCAGCGCCTTTCTCATTTTGCGCAGGAACCCGTCCAATTGGCCAATGTAGGAAGATTCAGCCACCGCCCCGCCTTCGATCAGGCCATCTATCTCGAAACGAAACTTCGCTTACTCAATCTAACCCTGCCGCTGGCAGACAAAATGGGTATGACCCACTCGGTGGAAGTGCGGCCCCTTTTCCTCGACCACGAACTCGTGGAATTGCTCTTTCAGATCCCGCCCCACCTGAAGATGCAGGGATTGAACGAAAAGTTCCTTCTGAAAGAAAGCATGAAGGGGATTGTACCCGAAACCATCCGTGCGAGGCGAAAGCAGCCTTTCAATCCTCCCGCTCCCTGGTTTCTCAAAACCATGGACGAACTGGTGATGGAATACCTTTCTCCCGGTAAAGTCCGGGAGGCGGACTATTTCGATCCACAGTTCGTTCAGGAATTGCTGATTCAACATCGCAAGGGGGGATCACTGGATCTTTCGGGACTGATCGTGGTGGTCTTTTTTATTCAGATGTGGCACGAAGTGATGATCAATGGAAAGGACATGATTTGA
- the fliD gene encoding flagellar filament capping protein FliD, whose amino-acid sequence MGFSVGGLVSGIDTDSVISQLIELERQPITKLQAKQAAYEVKLTAYGSLQSALSTLRTAASALDSASDMNAYTGVSSDTDAFSASVFSTARSGAYNISVESLAQVHKVKSAAFGAHEAVGAGTFTLQLGEGTSVEITTNADDTLADVANLINEKQKDIQASVITDGDKVYLTLTGQSTGEANTIRLEVTAETPSDPEDTGDVTDETGLSRLLFVAGGDNNHLTETQAASDAILTVDGVEGIHRSTNTVGDVIKGVTLTLKGTTETGKTETLTVSRDTEAIASKVNAFVDAYNAVVDFFKDAQSYDSETEKAGSLLGDGTTNQIRRKLRNMVADMVPGAAEGLNRLSDLGIAMNKEGRLEVDSTVLNGTLKNNFSGVAAFFTTKSGENKGFGVRLVNALDGILNTNDGDLTVRTKGIQTSIDRIDEDIEKYETRVSNTETRLKTQFQNLETLLAQYQKTGDFLTQQIESWQNSNK is encoded by the coding sequence ATGGGATTTTCAGTGGGCGGGCTGGTTTCCGGGATTGACACCGATAGTGTGATCTCTCAGTTGATCGAACTGGAGCGGCAGCCCATCACCAAACTGCAGGCAAAACAAGCGGCCTACGAGGTGAAGCTGACCGCATACGGGAGCCTTCAAAGCGCGCTGTCCACCCTCCGCACAGCGGCTTCGGCTTTGGATTCTGCGTCGGATATGAATGCTTATACCGGAGTGTCGAGCGATACGGACGCCTTTTCGGCATCTGTTTTCTCGACGGCCAGGAGCGGCGCATACAATATCAGCGTCGAGTCGCTAGCCCAGGTACACAAGGTCAAGAGTGCCGCTTTCGGTGCCCATGAGGCCGTGGGGGCAGGGACTTTCACTCTGCAGCTGGGCGAGGGGACCTCCGTGGAAATCACCACGAACGCGGACGACACGCTGGCGGATGTAGCCAATCTCATCAATGAAAAACAGAAGGACATTCAGGCTTCAGTCATTACGGACGGGGACAAAGTCTACCTCACTCTCACCGGACAGAGCACCGGGGAAGCAAATACCATCCGCCTGGAGGTGACGGCGGAAACACCGTCGGACCCTGAAGACACCGGGGACGTGACGGACGAGACGGGGCTCTCGCGCCTTCTGTTCGTGGCGGGAGGGGACAACAACCATCTCACGGAGACCCAGGCCGCTTCGGACGCGATTTTGACGGTGGATGGCGTGGAGGGGATACACCGGTCCACCAATACCGTGGGCGACGTCATCAAGGGGGTCACCCTGACTCTCAAGGGAACGACAGAAACGGGAAAGACCGAGACTCTCACCGTGTCACGGGATACGGAGGCCATTGCTTCCAAGGTGAATGCCTTTGTTGATGCATACAATGCGGTCGTCGATTTTTTCAAGGATGCTCAGAGCTACGACAGCGAAACCGAAAAGGCGGGGAGCCTGCTGGGCGACGGCACAACCAATCAGATCCGCAGGAAGTTGAGAAATATGGTTGCGGATATGGTCCCGGGAGCCGCAGAGGGGTTGAACAGGCTTTCAGACCTGGGCATCGCCATGAACAAGGAGGGCAGGCTCGAAGTAGATTCCACGGTTTTAAACGGGACTCTTAAAAACAATTTTAGTGGCGTGGCAGCGTTTTTCACCACTAAAAGCGGAGAAAACAAGGGATTCGGCGTGCGCCTGGTGAATGCGCTGGACGGTATTCTCAATACCAACGATGGTGATTTGACTGTCCGGACCAAGGGTATTCAAACCAGTATAGACCGTATCGACGAAGACATTGAAAAATATGAGACACGTGTGAGCAATACAGAAACTCGCCTGAAAACTCAGTTCCAGAACCTGGAAACGCTTTTGGCACAATACCAGAAAACGGGAGATTTTCTGACCCAGCAGATTGAATCCTGGCAGAATAGCAACAAATGA
- a CDS encoding Uma2 family endonuclease, whose translation MSETALKKVTYEDLYSIPENAVGEIIDGELVVTPRPSRRHTFASSALDKEIGPPYQFGRGGGPGGWIIIIEPEISLGEDILVPDLAGWKKERFPYSEETNWISVPPDWVCEVLSPGTVRTDRTRKMPIYARHGVSHLWLMDPEAEMIEVFRLESGRWALLGVFAENDRMKAEPFEEIELALNDLWLKP comes from the coding sequence ATGAGCGAAACCGCACTGAAAAAAGTGACCTATGAAGATTTGTATTCAATCCCCGAAAATGCTGTGGGGGAAATCATCGACGGCGAACTGGTCGTTACTCCCAGGCCATCGAGAAGGCACACTTTTGCAAGTTCTGCGTTAGACAAAGAAATAGGCCCGCCCTACCAATTCGGCCGTGGCGGCGGTCCCGGCGGCTGGATCATCATTATTGAACCGGAAATTTCCCTGGGAGAGGATATCCTTGTTCCTGACCTTGCAGGCTGGAAAAAGGAACGCTTCCCCTATTCCGAGGAAACCAACTGGATCTCGGTCCCTCCGGATTGGGTCTGCGAAGTCCTCTCGCCGGGCACCGTTCGCACGGATCGGACCCGAAAAATGCCGATTTACGCCCGGCACGGAGTGAGTCATCTCTGGTTGATGGACCCCGAAGCCGAGATGATCGAGGTCTTCAGGCTGGAATCCGGGAGATGGGCGCTGCTGGGAGTATTTGCGGAAAACGACCGGATGAAAGCGGAACCGTTTGAAGAAATCGAACTCGCCCTGAACGACCTTTGGTTGAAGCCATAG
- the fliS gene encoding flagellar export chaperone FliS — MTPYAHHAYQKTAVNAIYDKERLVVMVYEGLVGFLHQARDAMTAGNSARKGEAISSIIALLTELDCALDREAGGEMATNLADLYQWMMGRLTEANLHNDVHRLDEVEKVVVELKEGFEGAAKQLAAQAVQQPAAPAPVAGVVGTPVPTRRLSYAV, encoded by the coding sequence ATGACCCCTTACGCACATCATGCGTATCAAAAAACTGCGGTGAATGCCATTTATGACAAGGAACGACTGGTGGTGATGGTATATGAAGGGCTGGTGGGGTTTCTGCACCAGGCACGGGATGCGATGACGGCAGGCAACAGTGCGCGCAAGGGAGAAGCCATTTCCAGTATCATTGCCCTTTTGACCGAATTGGATTGCGCCCTCGATCGCGAAGCCGGCGGGGAGATGGCCACGAACCTGGCCGACCTCTATCAATGGATGATGGGCAGACTGACGGAAGCGAACCTCCATAACGACGTTCATAGACTGGACGAAGTGGAAAAGGTGGTTGTTGAACTGAAAGAAGGTTTTGAAGGAGCGGCAAAACAACTGGCGGCTCAAGCGGTGCAGCAACCGGCGGCCCCGGCGCCGGTCGCGGGAGTGGTAGGAACGCCGGTTCCAACCCGGAGACTGAGTTATGCCGTGTGA
- the fliW gene encoding flagellar assembly protein FliW, with product MLIETSRFGTLDVEESKFIRFPWGIPAFEDLKRFILMEHGSGPIHWLQAVDDPSVAFVVCPPEIPGVSYRIPPHKKEPIQLEDDQDLVILNLVSSMPDQNLLRFHVRNPLLFNTAMRLAYQWSIDPEDLPKYLETRNGVALSPDPEDPTGTAAFIYWKREKTEKARPVSK from the coding sequence ATGCTGATCGAGACCTCACGTTTCGGCACGCTGGATGTGGAGGAGAGCAAATTCATCCGTTTTCCCTGGGGCATTCCGGCTTTTGAAGACCTCAAGCGATTCATTCTCATGGAACATGGTTCGGGACCCATCCACTGGCTTCAGGCGGTCGACGATCCCTCTGTCGCCTTCGTCGTTTGTCCTCCTGAAATTCCCGGAGTGAGCTATCGTATCCCTCCACATAAAAAGGAGCCTATTCAGCTCGAAGATGATCAGGACCTTGTGATATTGAACCTGGTCTCATCCATGCCCGACCAAAACCTCCTGCGGTTTCATGTGCGAAATCCCCTGCTTTTCAATACGGCCATGCGTCTTGCCTATCAGTGGAGTATAGACCCCGAGGACCTTCCAAAATACCTGGAGACCCGCAACGGGGTCGCCCTGAGTCCGGACCCGGAAGACCCGACGGGAACCGCCGCTTTTATCTACTGGAAACGGGAAAAAACAGAAAAGGCCCGACCGGTGTCTAAATAA